One Falsihalocynthiibacter arcticus DNA segment encodes these proteins:
- the pstC gene encoding phosphate ABC transporter permease subunit PstC, whose protein sequence is MPVFWIIITILALSALGYMLGRKRALASANGSSKLLHSLPIYYGSFAAGTAFLSGIFVLLAWLFLQPFFVENAVKSSLETQLLDAGAASSLVLSDVHRIADGLDSAVARGVLDWEASHTLSGTPEALKDTLGSYGVAVGQAVEPAILEAAQEMRKLSATGRFWLSLASIGATIAGLLYALGKITKDFRARNRVEAAIKLMLIFSASIAIFTTAGIVLSMLFETRNFFFQYPFVQFFFGTNWAPNFRGDSDLGILPLLWGTLYISFIALLFAVPVGLFAAIYMSEYAGPKTRAIAKPLIEVLAGIPTIVYGLFALVTVGPMLRDHFAQPLGLGESSASVMTAGLVMGIMLIPFVSSLSDDIINAVPQTMRDASLGLGATKSETIRQVVVPAALPGIVGAVLLAASRAIGETMIVVMGAGAAARLSLNPFEAMTTVTVKIVSQLTGDTDFASPETLVAFALGLTLFTITLGLNVIALYIVRKYREQYE, encoded by the coding sequence ATGCCGGTATTTTGGATAATCATCACGATCCTTGCGCTCTCGGCCCTTGGCTACATGTTGGGGCGTAAACGCGCCCTCGCGTCCGCCAACGGGAGTTCAAAGCTCCTCCATTCGCTCCCGATCTATTACGGGAGTTTCGCAGCAGGCACGGCGTTTCTCTCGGGGATTTTTGTTTTGCTGGCTTGGCTTTTCCTCCAGCCATTCTTTGTCGAAAACGCAGTTAAATCCTCCCTAGAAACTCAACTCCTTGATGCGGGTGCCGCGAGCAGCTTGGTCCTAAGCGACGTGCACCGCATAGCGGACGGGCTTGATTCAGCCGTTGCACGCGGCGTGTTGGATTGGGAGGCGTCGCATACGCTTTCTGGCACACCAGAGGCGCTCAAGGACACACTCGGATCATACGGCGTGGCCGTTGGGCAAGCGGTCGAACCCGCGATCCTTGAAGCCGCACAAGAGATGCGCAAGCTAAGTGCAACCGGCCGGTTTTGGTTGTCTCTCGCGAGCATTGGAGCGACCATTGCGGGGCTGCTTTATGCACTCGGGAAGATCACCAAGGATTTCCGCGCCCGCAACCGCGTAGAAGCCGCCATCAAACTGATGTTGATTTTTTCAGCCTCCATCGCGATCTTCACCACGGCGGGCATCGTGCTTTCCATGTTGTTTGAAACCCGCAATTTCTTCTTTCAGTACCCGTTCGTTCAGTTCTTCTTTGGAACCAACTGGGCACCGAATTTTCGGGGGGACAGCGACCTTGGTATCCTGCCGCTCCTCTGGGGCACGCTCTATATCAGCTTCATCGCGCTCCTTTTCGCGGTGCCCGTCGGGTTGTTCGCCGCAATCTATATGTCCGAATATGCAGGCCCTAAAACCCGCGCCATTGCCAAACCTCTGATCGAAGTTCTCGCGGGTATTCCGACGATTGTTTACGGCCTGTTTGCTCTGGTGACAGTTGGCCCGATGTTGCGGGATCATTTCGCGCAACCTTTGGGTCTTGGTGAAAGCAGTGCGTCGGTGATGACGGCGGGCCTTGTGATGGGGATCATGCTTATTCCCTTCGTGAGTTCCTTGTCCGATGACATCATCAACGCGGTACCTCAAACCATGCGCGATGCCTCGCTTGGCCTCGGCGCCACAAAGTCCGAAACCATCCGCCAAGTTGTGGTGCCAGCAGCGCTTCCGGGCATTGTCGGCGCGGTTTTGCTCGCGGCCAGTCGCGCCATTGGCGAAACCATGATCGTGGTGATGGGGGCAGGGGCCGCGGCCCGCTTGTCGCTCAATCCCTTTGAGGCCATGACAACCGTCACCGTTAAAATCGTTAGCCAATTGACCGGCGACACCGACTTTGCCAGCCCAGAAACGCTCGTCGCTTTTGCGCTTGGCCTTACCCTCTTTACCATCACGTTGGGGCTGAATGTTATCGCCCTCTATATCGTGCGCAAATATCGGGAACAGTACGAATGA
- the pstA gene encoding phosphate ABC transporter permease PstA encodes MSDFSTNPPSASLYVQTDRVKKRNAAEKRFRYYGMAAISVGLLALIILVTSIVSNGAGAFRQTFITLNVDLLESKLDKSGVRDLEVMKKASTITYAPLLTTALLEKLAAAGVTDLSKKEASGMISKEAPAQVRNMVLSNPNLIGQTITINVLADGRVDGYYKDRVSLESAALDQNVTPEQLLAADALKKSGDIVTRFNWGFITAPDASDQRPEAAGLGVAILGSLYMMGVVLLLALPIGVTASIYLEEFAPKNRWTDLIEVNISNLAAVPSIVFGILGLAIFINFAGLPQSAPIVGGLVLTLMTLPTIIISTRASLKSVPPSIRDAALGVGASKMQAVFHHVLPLAAPGILTGTIIGLAQALGETAPLLLIGMVAFVREFPGAPPEGLFDPASALPVQVYNWTQRADPAFFERASGAIIVLLLMLIVINAGAVMLRRRFERRW; translated from the coding sequence ATGAGCGATTTTTCAACCAACCCTCCATCGGCCTCGCTGTATGTGCAAACCGACCGCGTAAAAAAGCGCAACGCGGCTGAAAAACGGTTTCGCTATTACGGAATGGCAGCGATCAGTGTGGGTCTACTTGCCCTCATCATTTTGGTCACCTCGATTGTGAGCAACGGCGCGGGCGCATTTCGCCAGACCTTTATCACGTTGAATGTGGACCTTCTCGAAAGCAAACTCGACAAATCCGGCGTGCGCGATTTGGAGGTGATGAAAAAAGCCTCAACGATCACCTACGCGCCACTCCTGACCACAGCCTTGCTGGAAAAACTGGCAGCAGCAGGCGTCACCGATCTGTCTAAAAAAGAAGCAAGCGGGATGATTTCCAAAGAAGCCCCCGCGCAAGTGCGCAATATGGTGTTGAGCAACCCAAACCTCATAGGCCAAACCATCACAATCAACGTTTTGGCAGATGGTCGGGTCGATGGCTATTACAAGGACCGCGTGTCGCTAGAAAGCGCGGCCTTAGATCAAAACGTCACGCCGGAACAACTCCTCGCCGCAGATGCTTTGAAAAAATCTGGCGATATAGTAACCCGTTTCAATTGGGGCTTCATCACAGCCCCCGACGCCTCAGACCAGCGCCCCGAAGCGGCAGGCCTTGGCGTCGCGATCTTGGGAAGCCTTTATATGATGGGGGTTGTGTTGCTTTTGGCTCTGCCAATTGGGGTCACGGCCAGTATCTATCTGGAAGAATTCGCGCCGAAAAACCGCTGGACCGACCTTATTGAGGTCAACATCAGCAACCTCGCTGCGGTCCCCTCGATTGTGTTCGGTATCCTTGGACTGGCGATTTTCATTAACTTCGCGGGCCTGCCGCAGTCGGCACCAATCGTCGGCGGCTTGGTCCTGACATTGATGACGCTTCCCACGATCATCATCTCGACCCGCGCCAGCCTGAAATCCGTACCGCCAAGCATCCGCGACGCGGCCTTGGGGGTCGGCGCCAGTAAGATGCAAGCCGTCTTCCACCACGTGTTGCCTCTAGCCGCACCCGGCATTCTGACGGGTACGATTATTGGCCTTGCGCAAGCCCTTGGCGAAACCGCGCCCTTGTTACTCATCGGGATGGTGGCTTTTGTGCGGGAATTCCCGGGTGCGCCGCCGGAAGGCCTGTTTGATCCCGCTTCGGCGCTTCCCGTGCAGGTCTATAATTGGACACAACGGGCCGATCCGGCCTTCTTTGAGCGGGCTTCTGGCGCGATTATCGTGCTGTT